The sequence below is a genomic window from Longimicrobiales bacterium.
AACGCCGACGCGACGGGAATGGTGAACCAGAACTCCGTTCCCTCTCCCGGCCGGCTGTCCGCCCCGATGTGGCCGCCGTGCGCCTCGACGATGGACTTCGCGATCGTCAGTCCGAGGCCCAGCCCGCGGCGGTCGCTCGGCCGGGCCTGCCAGAAGCGCCCGAAGATGCGCTGCATCTGGTCGGGTTTGATGCCGGGGCCGGTATCACTGACGGCAAACCGCACCGCATCCCTTTCCTGCCGCGCATCCAGCGTGATCTGACCGCCATCCGGTGTGAACTTGATGGCGTTGCCGACCAGATTCGACATGACCTGCAGAATGCGGCCGCGATCGACGTATATGACCGGCAGGTCGGACGCGACCACTGCTGAGAGTGCTATCCCCTTCTCCGCCGCGAGCGGGCCCAGCATCTCGACGGTCTCATCGATGAGGCTGCCCACGCCCGTCTCCTCCGCTTCAATACCGAGCCGTCCCGTCTCGAGCTTGGCGACATCGAGCAGGTCCTGAACCATGCGGTTCATCCGTTCGCTCGAGCGGCGGATAATGCTCACGCCGCGTGCCTGAGCGGCCTGATCATTCGTCTCAAGGATCAGTTCTGCCGCCATGCCGATGGTGCTGAGCGGATTCCGCAGGTCGTGCGACACGATCTTCAGTACTTCCTCACGTGCGTCCGCGGCCTCGCGTGCGTCGTCGTACAGCCGGGCAAGCTGCACCCGGGCGATCTCGTTCGTGATGACGCGGCGGATGACACGCGTGAGCCGGCTGCTGAGGAGGCCTGTCACCAGCACGGCGGCACCGAGGAAGGTTGCGGGCAGGAGACGCATTCCTGCAGCCACTGCGACCACAAGAGCCGCACCAACGGCGAGCGTCGTGGTGAACTGC
It includes:
- a CDS encoding ATP-binding protein encodes the protein MVRHADSQELLAASIARAVQLDLAVPQHPVDIAHAVEAALLAEARTSEQTLAAGRTLILGLYLLFTIVAFVNPGLVTLPAMPFINVMLALVWFAAAAVLMIALRRGFYHRQLRRLVPAADAAGVVITVLLLNYSLSLAGGAPLGAIMVAVTACALIAFSGSLRLSRTAAQFTTTLAVGAALVVAVAAGMRLLPATFLGAAVLVTGLLSSRLTRVIRRVITNEIARVQLARLYDDAREAADAREEVLKIVSHDLRNPLSTIGMAAELILETNDQAAQARGVSIIRRSSERMNRMVQDLLDVAKLETGRLGIEAEETGVGSLIDETVEMLGPLAAEKGIALSAVVASDLPVIYVDRGRILQVMSNLVGNAIKFTPDGGQITLDARQERDAVRFAVSDTGPGIKPDQMQRIFGRFWQARPSDRRGLGLGLTIAKSIVEAHGGHIGADSRPGEGTEFWFTIPVASAFDAAADASLRQS